Genomic segment of Bacteroides intestinalis DSM 17393:
CTGCCGTTACTCAATTAGGAGAAGTACTCGAAATTTATAATTTGAAAGATAGTACCCATATAGTTCGTGTTGGTTTGCATGGTGAACCGGAATTTAAAGTTGCGGAAGGCTATGGCATACCTACCGGAATTATGGGATTTAGTGATATACAGGTGACGGATACTGCTATTTATGCCGTTTTTCAAGGGGATACTTTTGAAGAGATTTCGCGGAAAATGCAGAAAGGTGATATGACGGATGGTGGGAGGTATATATATGTATTTAGTCTGAGCGGTGAACCTATAAAGAAATATGTGCTGGATCATTATGTGTATGGTATATCGGTAGATGAATTGAATGGAATAATTGTTACTACGGATGTGAATAGTGATGAACCGGTGGTGAAATATGCAGTGGATTGATTATTTCACAATAATTCGTTAAAAAAACACCGAAGTATTGTAATTATTTCTGGAATAAATAATATCATTCATTTTTCCAAAGATATGTATTTGAAGTAATATTTAGAGTTTGCAAGGCATTATGGGTAATATATATTTGTTTAATTGATAACCACTAAAATATATGTCGAGTTGTTATATTTGTTTTGTATTAATATACAAGCGTCAAGACCAGATTCTGGTGCATGCAAAGTTTGTTATAAAATCATATGATAATAGGCTGATTTCTCCTTGGGAATCATAATTGGAATAATGAGTGGTTTTATTTTTCTGATATACTGATTTTCGAGGATATGAAGAAGCATGTATATGAGATAATTGATTGAATAATAAAAGTTTAACTAGCTGAATTAGCAAGTGATTTTAATTACTGATTCGCATTAAATATAAAAGAAGGGAGGGCAATATGGGACCATAAGCAGTAACTAGCATGATATCTTTTTTGTGTAAAATATATGATTGTATTTGTTGAAAGAAGACTTATGGATTTTAGAAAGTTGGAGAAATATTTATATGTAGTTTTGATAGTTTCATTTTTGGGAACACTGATATCTGCTTGTGTGAATAAAAAGGAACAATATGTCAAGCAATGGTATGGTAAGACTATTCAATTCCCAGATTCAATGACTTTTAAACGACATGCTCGTGATAAATGTTTTTTTGATTACCGAGGAGGGCGATATAAAGTTTTAATTCTTCTGGGAAATGTAGAATGTATCAGTTGTAGATTAAAAATAGATGATTGGCAGAGGTTTATTCAAGATGTAGATACAACAGTTTTAGGTGTAAATTATATATTTATAATGAATCCTGTCTATCAGAGAGAGTTATATACAATCTTGAAATTACATGAATTTTCAATACCTGTTTGTGTGGATAATAATGAAGATATTAGATTACTGAATAATATGCCATTAAATACTTCTCATGTTTTCTTACTTGATCAGCAGAATCGTATAATCTGTGTTGGAAATCCGATAACAAATAGACACATAAGGGAGTTGTATAAAAAATATTTATTAAATGAATAGGAATATGAAAACGAAATTTTTATTAATAGGAGTAATTGTTGTTTCTGCAATATTTATCTCGTCGCATAAGGAAAATAAAAATATTGACTTATTGTTGGAGAATATTGACGCTTATGCTGGTTCTGATGAGCATGGGGACATAGATGAGACATTAGTTCCATATAGTAAATTGGGTGAAAAAACGATTTATTGTATACTTGATGGAAAAATGTTATCAACTAAGATTCCGTGCTGTAAGCCTGATCCAAGTAAATTTAGTGGTTGTGCTAAGGGGTTAGATAATTGTTAAAATTGTGTTGTGGAGAATTAAGTAGGGATATTGTTAATCCTAACTTAGCTCTCCACGATTAATTTTGCAAATAAAATTGTATTATGAGAAATGTATCAATTAAGATTTTATTATTTATTGGAGCATTAACTATATTAAGTTGCTCTTCTAGGAATAATCACTTAGAACATAATAATTTTATCCAGATAGATTTATCTTGTCGAAAAAGTCAATTTCCTCTATCTTCTTTTATATATGATATATATGCTATTAAATTAGAACTTCCGACCCCTTATTTTTTTGGAGTAATTACAGATGTCCTGTTTACAGATTCAACACTTTTTGTAGTGGATAAGAAGCAAGGTAATGTGTTCCGTTTTAAGAAAGATGGTACTTTTTTGAATAGAATTGGAAACAGAGGGGGAGGTCCAGGGGAGTTTCTTAGTTTATATAATTTTTTTATAGGAAATCAATATGTATTTATTAGTGACCTGAATATAAGGCAAATACATTGCTATACGCATGATGGAGAATATGTTAAATCTATTTCTTCTACATTTGAATTGGTTTATGATGATATAGCAGCTTTACCTAATGGGAAATTTTTGTGTCATGACATACAAGGGCATAAAAATGAAAGTAAAATTTGGCTTATGAATGAGAAAGGGGATAAGGAAAAGACATTATTATTTCATGAGAATAATTATCCTTATAGTTATACTGATTGGAATACTATTAGTACTACTATGGATAATAAATTGAATATATTGGATCCTATATCTGGCATTTTTTATCTTTATGATATAGAGAAAAATGAGTTAGCACAAACTTTGCATTTGGTATCTGAAGAGAAGGATTTGTCTGCTTTCAGAAATGTCGAAACACTCTCTGAAATAAAAGATAAATATGCATATCTCTCTTTTATAATAAATACTGATAATTATTTATATTCTATATGGTCTACTTCGGATAATATTGCAGTGTGTTCTCTTTACGAGAAAGGTAAAAAAAATGTGGAAGTTTTTGGAATGCCAAAAATGGATTTCCCTGATTATTCAATATGTCCTATTCCTGTATCTACAAATTTGCCAAATGCGATGGTAGCCATAATGACCGATGAATATCCTTTGGAGTATTTCCCAAAACAGTATCGAGATGGGATTTCTGAACAAGTAGCAGTGGTTTATGTGATGAAGTTTAAATAAATTAAAAGAAATGAATTAAAAGGATTAAAAATAGGTCAAATATATAAAGTCGATTTTTTATTAGAAAATACAGGAAACTTTCCATTATTTTTAAATGATATTTCAGCATCATGTGGTTGTACAATTCCAGAATACGAGCATCGCTGCGTAGCTCCTGGAAAGAAAACAAAAATTACGATAAAAATAACACCTCCCTCATTGGGATATTTCAGGAAGAAGCTGACTGTTTTTTGCAATATAAAAGAAGGAAGTATACAGTTAATTTTAAAGGGTATTGTGGAAAAGTAAAAAAAAGTAAGTTTTCTATAGTAAGTTACTCTATTTTTATTTTCCACCTAAAGAAGAAGGAGGTGTCATATGAAAACCTAAATCGCAATTGAATATTGCAAATTTTGCATTTTATTAAAAAGGTCATGTTTAGTTAATAATAAAAATTATAAATCAATTTGTTTTTATGAAGAAAAAAAATGGGGTAAGTTGTACCATTTTACTGGGCGTTGTTATTGCGGATTTTCACATGTATCAATGTCCTAAACATGAGATTGATTCTTCGCTAACACTCTTGAATATAGAAATTTTGGCATTAGCCGAAGATACAGGAACAGGAGAATGGATCAGAACAGATGGTGATTGCACATATGAAGTTCAAGGTGCAGTAGGTTCAGAAGTATCAATCTTAGGAATGAAGATTAAGGTTGGTGCTGATGGATATGCACGATACACTCAATCTGGTGGAAAAACACACTGTGAAATTGGTGGAAAAGAACAATGTACTGCTCGATATTGTGAGTCAATACGTTAATTTCTTACTATGAGAGTGTGCTAAAACTGAATAGAGGAACACTAATTACGCAAATAATAAATCAGATAAGCATTGATTATCAGAATTATAAAAGTGTTTGTGTAATTCGTGTAATTTGTGTTCTAATCTTTATTTTGACACACCTTCAATAATTATAATTGCATGAAAAAAGTAAAATATATATTTTCATTTTTTTGTTTTTTGCTAATGACTCAAGGTTGTACAACTGTAGATAAAACTGATGAAAATAGTTTGCAGAGAATTGAGTTTGATTTGAATAAACAGCATGTAAACATTCATGATGTTGGATTAATATCTGATATTGCTATCGTAAATTTAGCTAATGAGGAAGTCATTCTTGGTGAAATCAATAAGGTAATTAAAAAATATGATAGAATTTATATATTGGACAAGAATAAAACTCACTCTGTTTTCATCTATGATAATTCGGGAAATCTTATAAATTTTATATCAAATGTGGGTAATGGACCAGAAGAATATATACAATTGACGGATATTTTCACCAACTCTATGGATACTACTTTAAATTTAGTCAGTCGTATGGATAGAAAAATATTAAAATATGATTTAGAAGGTGCTAACTTTAAGCAAGTTGAATATTTGCCAAAAAATTTTAGACAGTTCTCTAAGTTGGAAGATGGTTATGTTGGTTATATGGGAAATTACATTGAAGATGGAAAGCATCCTAAAAACATATTCACTTTATCTAAAGATTTACAAATAAAAGGAGAATTTTTAGAAATAGATGAGACTTGGGATAGTAAGGTTTTGGATAATGGTAGTGTATTTTCTAATTATGAAGATAAGACTTATTTTATTCAGCCTATGGATTTTAATGTTTATTCTATAGGAACAGATATGATATCAAAAACGTATTATATTGATTTTGGTGACAAATCATGGCCTCAGGATCTGACTGAATACGGTGATGTACGAAGAGTGCTACGAGAAACCCCTGAACGCTATATTCAACGTTTTTATGATTTTCAAGAAACTGACAATTTCTTGATTATTAAACTTCTTATTAAGGGTCAGTACTGTTTGGCGCTTTATAACAAAAGTACTCAAGAAACATTTGTCGCAGATTTAACCCCTTACACTGATAAGTATTTCTTCCCATTTGGTAAGATTGTAGGAATAGATGAGAATGCTATTTATACTTCAATCGAGGCTTCCGAGATGAAGGTATTCGTAACAGGGAAAAATGAATATAATAATTTTGAGTCTCAGTATCCTGAACAGATAAAGCGGCTAAGAGAAAAACTTCCTAATATAAATGAGGAAGGAAATCCATTCTTGATTATTTACTATTTTAAAAAATGATGTTATGTTGGTTGTTTTTCTGTTATTTTGAG
This window contains:
- a CDS encoding DUF1573 domain-containing protein; this encodes MGQIYKVDFLLENTGNFPLFLNDISASCGCTIPEYEHRCVAPGKKTKITIKITPPSLGYFRKKLTVFCNIKEGSIQLILKGIVEK
- a CDS encoding 6-bladed beta-propeller; the protein is MRNVSIKILLFIGALTILSCSSRNNHLEHNNFIQIDLSCRKSQFPLSSFIYDIYAIKLELPTPYFFGVITDVLFTDSTLFVVDKKQGNVFRFKKDGTFLNRIGNRGGGPGEFLSLYNFFIGNQYVFISDLNIRQIHCYTHDGEYVKSISSTFELVYDDIAALPNGKFLCHDIQGHKNESKIWLMNEKGDKEKTLLFHENNYPYSYTDWNTISTTMDNKLNILDPISGIFYLYDIEKNELAQTLHLVSEEKDLSAFRNVETLSEIKDKYAYLSFIINTDNYLYSIWSTSDNIAVCSLYEKGKKNVEVFGMPKMDFPDYSICPIPVSTNLPNAMVAIMTDEYPLEYFPKQYRDGISEQVAVVYVMKFK
- a CDS encoding 6-bladed beta-propeller, with the translated sequence MKKVKYIFSFFCFLLMTQGCTTVDKTDENSLQRIEFDLNKQHVNIHDVGLISDIAIVNLANEEVILGEINKVIKKYDRIYILDKNKTHSVFIYDNSGNLINFISNVGNGPEEYIQLTDIFTNSMDTTLNLVSRMDRKILKYDLEGANFKQVEYLPKNFRQFSKLEDGYVGYMGNYIEDGKHPKNIFTLSKDLQIKGEFLEIDETWDSKVLDNGSVFSNYEDKTYFIQPMDFNVYSIGTDMISKTYYIDFGDKSWPQDLTEYGDVRRVLRETPERYIQRFYDFQETDNFLIIKLLIKGQYCLALYNKSTQETFVADLTPYTDKYFFPFGKIVGIDENAIYTSIEASEMKVFVTGKNEYNNFESQYPEQIKRLREKLPNINEEGNPFLIIYYFKK